A stretch of Gossypium hirsutum isolate 1008001.06 chromosome A06, Gossypium_hirsutum_v2.1, whole genome shotgun sequence DNA encodes these proteins:
- the LOC107961844 gene encoding protein STRUBBELIG-RECEPTOR FAMILY 6 isoform X1: MAEIWRKGLVLVLLTVCILGCANAATDQGDASALGVMFSSLNSPQQLTGWTANNGDPCGQSWKGVTCSDQRVTEIKLSNLALSGSMGYSLQSLTSLKELDLSNNHLAGDIPYDIPQNLQRLNLAFNQFTGSVPYSINQMHSLQYLNLAHNQLQNQLSDMFGPLSSLSTLDLSFNSLTGDLPESFKNLTSMNTMYLQNNQFTGTIYVLANLPLDILYVSDNRFTGWIPDQLKSINLQKDGNSWSLGPAPPPPPGTPPATRNNRNHKSASNSSPSDSGSSGGPGGGSKSGIGGGGIAGIVISILIVGALVAFFLVKRRSRRTSSDIEKLDNQPFAPLPSNEVQEMKSIQSASSVDTKTFDTPASINLRPPPVDRHKSFDEEDFSKKPFVVKKAVAAPKNVASYSIADLQMATGSFSVENLLGEGSFGRFYRAQFDDGKVLAVKKINTSVLPSELSDDFIGVVSNISELHHTNVTKLVGYCSEHGQHLLVYEFHKNGSLHEFLHLSDEYSKPLIWNSRVKIALGTARALEYLHEGCSPSIVHKNIKSENILLDAELNPHLSDSGLATFFPNADQVLNHDDVTMSGYGAPEVTMSGQYSLKSDVYSFGVVMLELLTGRKPFDSTRPRLEQSLVRWATPQLHDIDALSKMVDPALEGLYPVKSLSRFADVIALCVQPEPEFRPPMSEVVEALVRLVQRANMSKRTIGTDQGASHRTDNAVADDAHDYVS, translated from the exons ATGGCAGAAATTTGGAGAAAAGGTTTGGTTTTGGTGCTGCTTACAGTCTGCATTTTGGGATGTGCAAATGCTGCTACAGATCAAGGAGATG CTTCTGCCCTAGGGGTTATGTTCAGCAGTTTAAATTCACCACAGCAGCTAACTGGGTGGACCGCTAACAATGGTGATCCATGTGGGCAGTCCTGGAAAGGTGTTACTTGCTCAGACCAACGTGTCACTGAAAT taaGCTGTCAAATCTCGCACTTTCCGGGTCAATGGGTTACAGCCTTCAAAGTTTGACATCATTGAAGGAACT GGACTTGAGCAATAACCATCTTGCAGGTGATATACCATATGATATTCCTCAAAACTTGCAGCGATT AAATCTTGCATTTAATCAATTTACTGGAAGTGTCCCTTATTCCATAAATCAGATGCATTCTCTTCAATACCT AAATCTTGCACATAACCAGTTGCAGAACCAATTGAGTGACATGTTTGGACCACTTTCTTCCCTCTCTACATT GGATCTCTCTTTCAATTCTCTGACTGGTGATCTCCCTGAGAGTTTTAAGAATCTTACTAGTATGAACACTAT GTACTTGCAGAACAACCAGTTTACAGGCACTATTTATGTGCTTGCCAATCTTCCCCTTGACATTCT GTATGTCTCCGATAATCGTTTTACTGGCTGGATACCTGATCAATTGAAAAGCATCAATTTGCA GAAGGATGGTAATTCCTGGAGCTTGGGGCCTGCACCTCCACCTCCTCCTGGTACCCCTCCTGCCACTAGAAATAATAGAAATCACAAATCTGCTAGCAATAGTTCCCCATCGGATAGTGGTTCTAGTGGTGGGCCTGGTGGGGGTAGCAAATCAGGGATTGGAGGTGGAGGCATAGCAGGAATAGTAATATCCATCCTTATTGTTGGGGCTCTTGTAGCATTCTTTCTGGTGAAGAGAAGATCCAGGAGGACATCCTCAGATATTGAAAAGCTTGATAATCAACCCTTTGCTCCTCTTCCTTCTAATGAAGTGCAAG AAATGAAATCTATACAGTCTGCTTCTTCAGTTGACACCAAGACCTTTGATACACCTGCTTCAATAAACCTTCGACCCCCACCTGTTGACCGTCACAAATCATTTGATGAAGAAGACTTTTCTAAAAAGCCTTTTGTTGTTAAGAAGGCTGTTGCAGCTCCTAAAAATGTTGCATCTTATTCAATAGCAGACCTCCAGATGGCTACTGGTAGTTTCAGTGTTGAAAATCTTCTTGGTGAAGGATCTTTTGGACGTTTTTATCGAGCTCAATTTGATGATGGCAAG GTTCTTGCTGTGAAGAAAATAAATACATCAGTTCTTCCCAGTGAACTGTCTGATGATTTTATAGGGGTAGTTTCAAATATCTCCGAGTTGCATCACACAAATGTCACAAAGCTGGTTGGCTATTGTTCAGAGCATGGACAGCACCTACTTGTCTACGAGTTCCACAAAAATGGCTCACTCCATGAGTTTCTGCATCTATCAGATGAGTACAGCAAGCCATTGATTTGGAACTCCCGTGTCAAAATTGCTTTGGGGACTGCACGTGCATTAGA GTACCTGCATGAAGGTTGCTCGCCATCTATTGTTCATAAGAATATCAAGTCAGAAAACATCTTACTTGACGCTGAACTCAATCCTCACCTTTCAGACTCAGGCTTGGCAACCTTTTTTCCAAATGCAGATCAG GTACTAAATCATGATGATGTTACCATGTCTGGATACGGTGCACCCGAAGTTACCATGTCTGGTCAGTATTCTCTTAAGAGTGATGTTTACAGTTTTGGAGTGGTTATGTTGGAACTTCTCACAGGACGTAAGCCATTTGATAG CACAAGGCCAAGACTAGAGCAGTCTTTGGTTCGATGGGCAACACCTCAGCTGCATGATATTGATGCTCTATCTAAGATGGTTGACCCTGCACTTGAAGGGCTTTACCCGGTTAAGTCTCTCTCTCGGTTTGCCGACGTTATTGCACTTTGCGTCCAG CCGGAGCCCGAATTCCGGCCTCCTATGTCGGAAGTGGTTGAAGCATTGGTTCGACTAGTGCAACGAGCTAACATGAGTAAGAGAACAATAGGGACAGACCAAGGTGCATCTCATAGAACCGATAACGCTGTCGCTGATGATGCACATGACTACGTGTCTTGA
- the LOC107961844 gene encoding protein STRUBBELIG-RECEPTOR FAMILY 6 isoform X2, translating to MFSSLNSPQQLTGWTANNGDPCGQSWKGVTCSDQRVTEIKLSNLALSGSMGYSLQSLTSLKELDLSNNHLAGDIPYDIPQNLQRLNLAFNQFTGSVPYSINQMHSLQYLNLAHNQLQNQLSDMFGPLSSLSTLDLSFNSLTGDLPESFKNLTSMNTMYLQNNQFTGTIYVLANLPLDILYVSDNRFTGWIPDQLKSINLQKDGNSWSLGPAPPPPPGTPPATRNNRNHKSASNSSPSDSGSSGGPGGGSKSGIGGGGIAGIVISILIVGALVAFFLVKRRSRRTSSDIEKLDNQPFAPLPSNEVQEMKSIQSASSVDTKTFDTPASINLRPPPVDRHKSFDEEDFSKKPFVVKKAVAAPKNVASYSIADLQMATGSFSVENLLGEGSFGRFYRAQFDDGKVLAVKKINTSVLPSELSDDFIGVVSNISELHHTNVTKLVGYCSEHGQHLLVYEFHKNGSLHEFLHLSDEYSKPLIWNSRVKIALGTARALEYLHEGCSPSIVHKNIKSENILLDAELNPHLSDSGLATFFPNADQVLNHDDVTMSGYGAPEVTMSGQYSLKSDVYSFGVVMLELLTGRKPFDSTRPRLEQSLVRWATPQLHDIDALSKMVDPALEGLYPVKSLSRFADVIALCVQPEPEFRPPMSEVVEALVRLVQRANMSKRTIGTDQGASHRTDNAVADDAHDYVS from the exons ATGTTCAGCAGTTTAAATTCACCACAGCAGCTAACTGGGTGGACCGCTAACAATGGTGATCCATGTGGGCAGTCCTGGAAAGGTGTTACTTGCTCAGACCAACGTGTCACTGAAAT taaGCTGTCAAATCTCGCACTTTCCGGGTCAATGGGTTACAGCCTTCAAAGTTTGACATCATTGAAGGAACT GGACTTGAGCAATAACCATCTTGCAGGTGATATACCATATGATATTCCTCAAAACTTGCAGCGATT AAATCTTGCATTTAATCAATTTACTGGAAGTGTCCCTTATTCCATAAATCAGATGCATTCTCTTCAATACCT AAATCTTGCACATAACCAGTTGCAGAACCAATTGAGTGACATGTTTGGACCACTTTCTTCCCTCTCTACATT GGATCTCTCTTTCAATTCTCTGACTGGTGATCTCCCTGAGAGTTTTAAGAATCTTACTAGTATGAACACTAT GTACTTGCAGAACAACCAGTTTACAGGCACTATTTATGTGCTTGCCAATCTTCCCCTTGACATTCT GTATGTCTCCGATAATCGTTTTACTGGCTGGATACCTGATCAATTGAAAAGCATCAATTTGCA GAAGGATGGTAATTCCTGGAGCTTGGGGCCTGCACCTCCACCTCCTCCTGGTACCCCTCCTGCCACTAGAAATAATAGAAATCACAAATCTGCTAGCAATAGTTCCCCATCGGATAGTGGTTCTAGTGGTGGGCCTGGTGGGGGTAGCAAATCAGGGATTGGAGGTGGAGGCATAGCAGGAATAGTAATATCCATCCTTATTGTTGGGGCTCTTGTAGCATTCTTTCTGGTGAAGAGAAGATCCAGGAGGACATCCTCAGATATTGAAAAGCTTGATAATCAACCCTTTGCTCCTCTTCCTTCTAATGAAGTGCAAG AAATGAAATCTATACAGTCTGCTTCTTCAGTTGACACCAAGACCTTTGATACACCTGCTTCAATAAACCTTCGACCCCCACCTGTTGACCGTCACAAATCATTTGATGAAGAAGACTTTTCTAAAAAGCCTTTTGTTGTTAAGAAGGCTGTTGCAGCTCCTAAAAATGTTGCATCTTATTCAATAGCAGACCTCCAGATGGCTACTGGTAGTTTCAGTGTTGAAAATCTTCTTGGTGAAGGATCTTTTGGACGTTTTTATCGAGCTCAATTTGATGATGGCAAG GTTCTTGCTGTGAAGAAAATAAATACATCAGTTCTTCCCAGTGAACTGTCTGATGATTTTATAGGGGTAGTTTCAAATATCTCCGAGTTGCATCACACAAATGTCACAAAGCTGGTTGGCTATTGTTCAGAGCATGGACAGCACCTACTTGTCTACGAGTTCCACAAAAATGGCTCACTCCATGAGTTTCTGCATCTATCAGATGAGTACAGCAAGCCATTGATTTGGAACTCCCGTGTCAAAATTGCTTTGGGGACTGCACGTGCATTAGA GTACCTGCATGAAGGTTGCTCGCCATCTATTGTTCATAAGAATATCAAGTCAGAAAACATCTTACTTGACGCTGAACTCAATCCTCACCTTTCAGACTCAGGCTTGGCAACCTTTTTTCCAAATGCAGATCAG GTACTAAATCATGATGATGTTACCATGTCTGGATACGGTGCACCCGAAGTTACCATGTCTGGTCAGTATTCTCTTAAGAGTGATGTTTACAGTTTTGGAGTGGTTATGTTGGAACTTCTCACAGGACGTAAGCCATTTGATAG CACAAGGCCAAGACTAGAGCAGTCTTTGGTTCGATGGGCAACACCTCAGCTGCATGATATTGATGCTCTATCTAAGATGGTTGACCCTGCACTTGAAGGGCTTTACCCGGTTAAGTCTCTCTCTCGGTTTGCCGACGTTATTGCACTTTGCGTCCAG CCGGAGCCCGAATTCCGGCCTCCTATGTCGGAAGTGGTTGAAGCATTGGTTCGACTAGTGCAACGAGCTAACATGAGTAAGAGAACAATAGGGACAGACCAAGGTGCATCTCATAGAACCGATAACGCTGTCGCTGATGATGCACATGACTACGTGTCTTGA